The following coding sequences are from one bacterium window:
- a CDS encoding AAA family ATPase yields the protein MAAERRTFVFGDFELDEARRELRRRGDLVALHPTPFRLLQHLIHRRDRVVSRAELLEVVWPEVVVSDSAISSALKEIRSALGDDGKRQRWVQTLRGRGLRFVGEVECGVGLPVASRAEIPQTAVTTFLCIEAAGSSRSPPSTADPEAVPSSASIDEQLKTGVASHAGAELRWSGDGRLVAFGDVSDGVRCAIDLQQIARPRRGDGQGALCMGVHVGPAPPRSPGEASFGTPAVLASRLCDAAAEGEILVSGAVAGLLAGRRAFRFEDRGSRAFEGFATSVPVFAVLYEADAIVPLRARLRFVGRDAELTRLERALDRARTGRGGLLLVAGEPGIGKTRLVEEFERHATRRGVRVLVGRCREGEGERTYGPFADALAELVQETDETRLVAALGPYGAALVPLIPALRRVLPGLPDLPVIPGDEARERLFDAVAALLLSVSEGELLVIIVDDLQWADLGTLAMLGSLARRARAGRLLLVGTYRSTEVDAGHPLSELVESDTLRAKLDLLQLGGLEKHPVRELLESVTGGDVPDALVALMTLQTAGNPLFIRELLIQMMVEGKLGPERGVGWPEGLPVDDLGIPDGVRQVVGRRLGRLSELTSRLLTVASGFHGEFSFRVTRRVLDVEEASALDALDEALDAGIVRSLGGDTYGFTHDVIRQTVLSVLNPSRQLGLHRRIAAEMEHAWGEAPERVGEIAWQYHRSRGLPGAERGVRFCLAAADHAESGAAPDETARFLRMARDLLPEGDARRAQILPRLAFALAWSMASPEDAVEAALEASDVLAEVEGHDAAAEFLADLSALVRPQSKPPAWRLATEGLRHIGTGRNLTWARLSALGVCAAEGH from the coding sequence ATGGCAGCCGAACGGCGGACGTTCGTGTTTGGTGATTTCGAGCTCGACGAGGCCCGCCGGGAGCTCCGACGTCGAGGAGACCTCGTCGCGCTCCATCCCACGCCATTCCGCTTGCTTCAGCATCTGATCCATCGGCGCGACCGCGTGGTCTCTCGCGCCGAACTGCTGGAAGTCGTCTGGCCTGAGGTCGTCGTCAGCGACAGCGCGATCTCCAGCGCACTCAAGGAGATCCGGTCCGCACTCGGTGACGACGGCAAGCGTCAACGCTGGGTCCAGACACTGCGCGGTCGGGGCCTTCGCTTCGTGGGAGAAGTGGAGTGCGGCGTCGGGCTCCCGGTGGCCTCTCGAGCGGAGATTCCGCAGACCGCGGTGACGACGTTTCTGTGCATCGAGGCTGCCGGTTCGAGTCGATCGCCCCCGAGCACCGCAGATCCGGAAGCCGTTCCGTCGTCGGCTTCGATCGACGAGCAGCTGAAGACCGGCGTGGCGAGCCACGCCGGCGCCGAGCTCCGCTGGTCGGGCGACGGTCGGCTGGTCGCGTTCGGGGACGTGTCCGATGGCGTCCGCTGTGCCATCGACCTGCAACAGATCGCGCGCCCGCGGCGGGGAGACGGCCAAGGGGCCCTGTGCATGGGCGTCCACGTAGGCCCGGCCCCTCCCCGAAGCCCCGGTGAGGCGTCCTTCGGAACGCCGGCCGTCCTCGCGTCGCGATTGTGCGACGCGGCCGCCGAAGGCGAGATCTTGGTGAGCGGCGCCGTTGCCGGGCTGCTGGCCGGCCGGCGGGCCTTTCGCTTCGAAGACCGCGGCAGCCGAGCCTTCGAGGGGTTCGCGACGTCCGTGCCTGTGTTCGCCGTGCTCTACGAAGCCGATGCCATCGTGCCGCTCCGCGCGCGGCTTCGATTCGTGGGGCGAGATGCAGAGCTGACGCGTCTCGAACGTGCCCTCGACCGGGCCCGGACGGGCAGAGGGGGGCTTCTCCTCGTCGCCGGTGAACCCGGGATCGGGAAGACGCGGCTCGTGGAGGAGTTCGAGCGACATGCCACCCGGAGAGGTGTTCGTGTGCTGGTGGGTCGCTGCAGAGAAGGAGAAGGAGAGCGGACCTACGGCCCCTTTGCCGATGCCCTCGCCGAGCTCGTGCAGGAGACCGACGAGACGCGACTGGTCGCGGCGCTGGGACCGTACGGCGCCGCCCTGGTCCCCTTGATTCCCGCACTTCGGAGGGTCCTGCCGGGGCTACCCGACCTGCCCGTGATCCCGGGCGACGAAGCCCGCGAGCGTCTCTTCGATGCGGTCGCCGCGCTGCTGCTGTCGGTCTCGGAGGGGGAGCTGCTCGTGATCATCGTCGATGACCTGCAGTGGGCGGACCTCGGAACCCTCGCGATGCTCGGCAGCCTCGCGCGACGCGCCCGGGCGGGCCGGCTGCTCCTCGTCGGAACCTACCGGAGCACCGAAGTCGACGCGGGCCATCCACTCAGCGAGCTCGTCGAATCCGACACCCTTCGGGCCAAGCTCGACCTCCTCCAGCTGGGCGGCCTCGAGAAGCATCCAGTCCGGGAGCTACTGGAGAGCGTGACGGGTGGGGACGTTCCGGATGCACTCGTCGCGTTGATGACTCTGCAGACTGCCGGCAACCCGCTCTTCATTCGCGAGCTTCTGATCCAGATGATGGTCGAGGGCAAGCTCGGACCAGAACGAGGTGTGGGGTGGCCGGAAGGGCTCCCGGTCGACGACCTGGGAATTCCCGATGGCGTTCGCCAGGTGGTCGGGCGCCGTCTCGGACGGCTCTCGGAACTCACCAGTCGACTCCTGACGGTCGCCTCCGGCTTCCATGGCGAGTTCTCGTTCCGGGTAACGCGTCGAGTGCTGGACGTCGAGGAGGCGTCGGCTCTCGACGCCCTCGACGAGGCGCTCGATGCGGGGATCGTGCGTTCGCTCGGAGGAGACACGTACGGATTCACTCACGACGTCATCCGTCAGACGGTGCTCTCGGTGCTGAATCCCTCCCGACAGCTCGGTCTCCATCGACGCATCGCCGCGGAGATGGAGCACGCGTGGGGCGAGGCGCCGGAGCGCGTAGGCGAGATCGCCTGGCAGTACCACCGCAGCCGGGGTCTGCCCGGCGCCGAACGAGGCGTTCGATTCTGTCTGGCGGCGGCAGATCATGCCGAGAGCGGCGCCGCGCCGGACGAGACGGCGCGCTTCCTCCGGATGGCCCGCGACCTGCTGCCGGAAGGCGACGCGCGTCGCGCGCAGATCCTGCCCCGGCTCGCCTTTGCCTTGGCGTGGAGCATGGCGTCTCCCGAGGATGCGGTGGAAGCCGCTCTCGAGGCATCCGACGTGCTCGCCGAGGTGGAAGGGCACGACGCCGCGGCCGAGTTCCTCGCAGACCTCTCCGCCCTCGTGAGACCTCAGTCGAAGCCTCCTGCATGGAGGCTCGCAACGGAGGGGCTCCGACACATTGGAACGGGCCGCAATCTCACCTGGGCTCGCCTGTCGGCCCTAGGAGTCTGCGCGGCAGAGGGCCATTGA
- the amrS gene encoding AmmeMemoRadiSam system radical SAM enzyme: protein MVVSPSSAPARHWHVLDDGRIQCDVCPRHCKLAVGQRGLCFVRAREEDHLELTTWGRSSGYCVDPIEKKPLNHFLPGTPVLSFGTAGCNLTCRYCQNWDISKSRELDTLADEAPPEKIAQAAVATGSRSVAFTYNDPVIFLEYAVDTAIACHERDVRTVAVTAGWVDPDARADFFAHVDAANVDLKAFRDDFYRNVCGASLAPVLDTLVYLREETDVWLELTTLLIPGQNDGDEELHDAAAWIGEHLGPDVPWHLTAFHPDYRMRDVGPTPLSVLERARGIARSYGLRYVYTGNVRDLEGGTTRCHACGEALIVRDGYEISGWSLDADAACAACGTACAGIFEARPGDWGSRRMPIRLAELGG, encoded by the coding sequence ATGGTGGTTTCCCCTTCCAGTGCACCGGCGCGTCATTGGCACGTCCTGGACGACGGTCGCATTCAATGCGACGTGTGTCCGCGTCACTGCAAGCTGGCGGTGGGACAACGAGGCCTGTGCTTCGTGCGTGCTCGAGAGGAGGACCATCTCGAGCTCACGACCTGGGGTCGCTCGAGCGGCTATTGCGTCGATCCGATCGAGAAGAAGCCCCTGAACCACTTCCTGCCCGGTACTCCGGTGCTCTCGTTCGGCACCGCGGGTTGCAACCTCACCTGTCGCTACTGCCAGAACTGGGACATCAGCAAGAGTCGCGAGCTCGACACCCTGGCCGACGAGGCGCCGCCAGAGAAGATCGCACAGGCAGCCGTGGCCACGGGCTCGAGAAGTGTTGCCTTTACCTACAACGACCCGGTCATCTTCCTCGAGTACGCCGTCGATACCGCCATCGCCTGCCACGAGCGTGACGTCCGGACGGTTGCCGTCACCGCGGGCTGGGTCGATCCGGACGCGCGGGCCGATTTCTTCGCCCATGTGGATGCCGCGAACGTAGATCTCAAGGCCTTCCGGGACGATTTCTACCGCAATGTCTGCGGTGCCAGCCTCGCACCCGTGCTCGACACCCTCGTCTACCTGCGTGAGGAGACCGACGTGTGGCTCGAGCTCACGACTCTCCTGATCCCGGGCCAGAACGACGGCGATGAGGAGCTTCACGACGCGGCCGCGTGGATCGGAGAGCACCTGGGTCCGGACGTGCCGTGGCACCTGACCGCGTTCCATCCGGACTACCGCATGCGCGACGTCGGGCCGACGCCCCTTTCGGTCCTGGAGCGCGCCCGTGGGATCGCCCGCTCCTACGGCCTTCGTTATGTCTACACCGGGAACGTCCGGGACCTGGAGGGTGGCACGACCCGTTGTCATGCTTGTGGTGAGGCGCTGATCGTGCGCGATGGCTATGAAATTTCGGGCTGGAGCCTCGATGCGGACGCTGCCTGCGCAGCCTGCGGTACCGCTTGTGCCGGCATCTTCGAGGCTCGGCCCGGTGACTGGGGGTCCCGTCGGATGCCCATTCGGCTGGCCGAGCTCGGCGGTTAG
- the amrB gene encoding AmmeMemoRadiSam system protein B: MHLREPAVAGTFYPASAKALGALVRELLEVAPRSSLPPPKALIVPHAGFVYSGPVAAGAYSHLAPLDDVIQRVVLLGPAHRMAVRGLVAPAADALCTPLGVVSVDREALDSLADLPQVTTSDAAHANEHCLEVQLPFLQIVLGSFQLVPLLVGQANDEEVAEVIERLWGGPETLIVVSSDLSHYLPYDQAQRIDSATCQAIEALDLEAVGEQSACGRVPMRGLLRAARRHGLVPHTLDLRNSGDTAGPRDEVVGYGAWAFTQADEASTDRILLEVARRAVEFGVLEEGSLPLDPEAFPETLRRPGACFVTLRQPDGRLRGCVGNLEADQPLVLCVARNAHRAAFHDSRFPPLSAAELADLRIHVSVLGEREPIPARSLAELCQALRPAVDGLVLEDGPCQATFLPDVWSDLPEPGRFVGALWKKAGLPEDHWSSKARAWRYTTREVG, encoded by the coding sequence ATGCACCTCCGGGAACCGGCGGTCGCCGGGACGTTCTACCCCGCTTCAGCGAAGGCGCTCGGGGCGCTCGTTCGGGAGCTTCTCGAAGTCGCGCCGCGGAGTTCATTGCCCCCGCCGAAGGCATTGATCGTCCCCCATGCGGGCTTCGTCTACTCGGGGCCCGTAGCCGCGGGCGCCTATTCCCACCTGGCACCGCTGGACGACGTGATCCAGCGGGTGGTGCTGCTCGGCCCAGCCCATCGGATGGCTGTGCGCGGCCTCGTTGCGCCGGCGGCGGACGCATTGTGCACCCCCCTCGGCGTGGTTTCCGTCGATCGCGAAGCGCTCGACAGCCTCGCGGATCTTCCCCAGGTCACGACGAGCGACGCAGCCCACGCAAACGAGCACTGCCTGGAGGTTCAGCTGCCGTTCCTGCAGATCGTGCTCGGAAGCTTCCAGCTGGTGCCACTGTTGGTGGGACAGGCCAACGACGAAGAGGTGGCCGAGGTGATCGAGAGGCTCTGGGGTGGCCCCGAGACCCTGATCGTCGTGAGTTCGGACCTCTCGCACTACCTGCCCTACGACCAGGCGCAGCGCATCGACTCGGCCACCTGCCAGGCGATCGAGGCACTCGATCTGGAGGCCGTCGGTGAGCAATCCGCCTGCGGCCGGGTCCCGATGCGAGGCCTGCTGCGGGCAGCACGTCGACACGGACTGGTCCCGCACACGCTCGACTTGCGCAACTCCGGCGACACCGCCGGGCCCCGGGACGAGGTCGTGGGCTACGGGGCCTGGGCATTCACGCAAGCCGATGAAGCCTCAACGGACCGCATACTCCTCGAGGTTGCGCGCCGCGCCGTCGAGTTCGGCGTACTGGAGGAGGGCTCCCTGCCACTCGATCCCGAGGCCTTCCCCGAAACGCTTCGTCGGCCGGGCGCCTGCTTCGTGACCCTGCGCCAACCTGACGGTCGCCTGCGCGGCTGCGTTGGAAACCTCGAGGCGGATCAGCCGTTGGTCCTCTGCGTCGCGCGCAACGCCCATCGTGCGGCCTTCCATGACTCCCGCTTCCCCCCGCTTTCCGCGGCCGAGCTAGCGGACCTCCGGATCCACGTCTCGGTATTGGGCGAGCGCGAGCCGATCCCCGCTCGCTCGCTCGCCGAGCTGTGCCAGGCCTTGCGCCCCGCAGTCGATGGCCTCGTTCTCGAAGACGGCCCCTGTCAGGCAACATTCCTCCCCGATGTGTGGAGCGACCTCCCCGAGCCCGGAAGGTTCGTCGGCGCGCTCTGGAAGAAGGCCGGGCTACCCGAGGACCATTGGTCTTCGAAGGCCCGGGCTTGGCGCTACACGACCCGCGAAGTCGGCTGA